A single genomic interval of Terriglobus albidus harbors:
- a CDS encoding ester cyclase: protein MTTDTKQIARRFIDECWNQGKLESIGELVSANCRIHDPVFPALTSGADNLKRHIGMCKNGFPDLKFSIDDTIAEGKEVVHHWTARGTHKAEFLGMQPTNRNATVSGTSIYRIEGDKIVEQWADWNLMSLMEQLGVGKAPSMEAQARDSSVKQARA, encoded by the coding sequence ATGACAACAGATACCAAGCAAATCGCACGTAGGTTCATAGACGAGTGTTGGAACCAGGGAAAGCTGGAATCGATCGGTGAACTGGTTTCGGCTAACTGTCGTATCCATGATCCTGTCTTTCCCGCCCTCACCTCGGGAGCGGACAATCTCAAACGTCATATAGGCATGTGCAAGAACGGCTTTCCTGACCTCAAGTTTTCGATCGACGACACCATCGCCGAAGGCAAGGAAGTCGTGCACCACTGGACAGCCCGGGGCACTCACAAGGCCGAATTCCTCGGCATGCAACCCACCAATCGCAACGCCACGGTCTCAGGCACATCGATCTACCGCATTGAAGGCGACAAGATCGTTGAACAATGGGCCGATTGGAACCTTATGTCGCTGATGGAACAACTCGGAGTCGGTAAGGCTCCCTCGATGGAAGCACAGGCACGCGACTCAAGCGTCAAGCAAGCACGCGCCTGA
- a CDS encoding DUF4112 domain-containing protein: protein MNSRSATYGEVLRPRGIGRSGAFSDENLEFLARVLDDWFRIPGTSIRFGIDGIIGLVPGIGDLLSGLASAVIVIAAWARGVPTAGLLRMMANIGIDVVVGAIPFIGDAFDIAWKANRRNYELLTRHIAQPRRHTWKDWVFLFVLGAMFLALLAVPVVVTIWLLGWLLGIPMHPIWQR, encoded by the coding sequence ATGAACTCGCGTTCCGCAACCTACGGAGAAGTGCTTCGCCCGCGCGGCATCGGCCGCTCGGGTGCGTTCTCGGATGAGAACCTGGAGTTCCTCGCCCGCGTGCTCGATGACTGGTTCCGCATTCCCGGCACTTCGATCCGCTTCGGCATCGACGGCATCATCGGCCTGGTTCCAGGTATCGGCGACCTGCTGAGCGGCCTTGCCAGCGCCGTCATCGTCATCGCCGCCTGGGCCCGCGGAGTGCCTACGGCGGGCCTGCTGCGCATGATGGCCAATATCGGCATCGATGTGGTGGTGGGCGCAATTCCATTCATAGGCGACGCCTTCGATATCGCCTGGAAGGCCAATCGCCGCAACTACGAGCTGCTGACCCGCCACATCGCCCAGCCTCGCCGGCACACCTGGAAGGACTGGGTTTTCCTCTTTGTCCTGGGAGCCATGTTCCTGGCGCTGCTCGCGGTTCCGGTGGTAGTCACCATCTGGCTGCTGGGATGGCTCCTCGGTATCCCCATGCACCCGATCTGGCAGCGTTAG
- a CDS encoding M20/M25/M40 family metallo-hydrolase yields the protein MNRSTLRCAAIALFLFPCLTHAAEKSDPKATMQQPAVAEALRFVQSNAEANIETQIHLCEIAAPEFHEEKRAAAVEELFKAAHLQNVHTDAAGNLIGDRPGNNPRPHIVIAAHLDTVFPEGTDVHVTRNGNVLKGPGIYDDCRGLAALVGVAQALDAGKVQTAGTITFVADTGEEGLGDLRGMKEFFRNKSNSDIDAFISIDGPEPITDAITGGVGSYRLRLTYSGPGGHSFNAFGIANPIHALGRAIAKIDEIQTPETPRTTFNVGRIGGGTSVNTISSSAFAEIDMRSEDSGPLEATKAAVERAAQTALDEENARWHDHGKLTMKIDLLGYRPTGSTPADSTLIDTVRGVNQAMGLSALTTSRQSTDSNFPMSLGIPSITLGAGGTGKDAHTVNETIDITDAWKGVQRLLLVVSIFPN from the coding sequence ATGAACCGATCGACGTTGCGATGTGCGGCAATCGCGTTGTTCCTCTTTCCATGTCTCACCCACGCTGCGGAGAAGTCCGATCCCAAAGCCACCATGCAACAACCCGCCGTCGCCGAGGCATTGCGCTTCGTACAATCCAACGCCGAAGCCAATATCGAAACGCAGATACACCTCTGCGAGATCGCTGCGCCTGAGTTTCACGAGGAGAAGCGTGCCGCCGCAGTCGAAGAGCTCTTCAAAGCAGCGCACCTGCAAAACGTACATACCGACGCCGCAGGAAACCTCATCGGCGATAGACCTGGTAACAACCCGCGTCCTCATATCGTGATCGCTGCGCATCTGGACACCGTCTTTCCGGAAGGCACGGATGTTCACGTCACACGCAATGGAAATGTGTTGAAGGGGCCAGGGATCTACGACGATTGCCGCGGTCTCGCGGCTCTGGTTGGTGTTGCGCAGGCATTAGACGCAGGGAAGGTACAGACTGCAGGAACCATCACCTTCGTTGCAGATACCGGCGAAGAAGGTCTCGGAGATCTTCGCGGCATGAAGGAGTTCTTCCGTAATAAGAGCAATTCCGACATCGACGCCTTCATCTCCATCGATGGACCGGAACCCATCACCGACGCCATAACGGGAGGAGTCGGCAGCTATCGTCTGCGGCTCACGTACTCAGGTCCAGGCGGACACAGCTTCAACGCCTTCGGCATCGCCAATCCCATCCATGCGCTCGGCCGCGCCATCGCAAAGATCGACGAGATCCAGACACCCGAGACGCCACGGACAACCTTCAACGTAGGCCGCATCGGCGGCGGCACCTCGGTGAACACCATCTCTTCGAGCGCCTTCGCAGAGATCGATATGCGCTCCGAAGATTCAGGCCCGCTCGAGGCGACAAAAGCGGCCGTGGAGCGGGCGGCACAGACTGCCCTGGACGAAGAGAACGCCCGCTGGCACGATCACGGCAAGCTCACGATGAAGATCGACCTGCTCGGCTATCGCCCTACAGGCTCAACACCTGCAGACTCAACGCTGATTGATACGGTGCGCGGAGTAAACCAGGCGATGGGCCTATCAGCATTGACCACCAGCCGGCAATCCACCGACTCCAATTTCCCCATGAGCCTCGGCATTCCATCCATAACCCTCGGTGCCGGTGGCACCGGCAAAGACGCACACACGGTAAATGAGACCATCGACATCACCGACGCCTGGAAGGGCGTGCAGCGCCTGTTGTTAGTTGTGAGTATTTTTCCCAACTAG